In a genomic window of [Empedobacter] haloabium:
- a CDS encoding methyl-accepting chemotaxis protein, whose product MAFRIFSRSARQQEQAAQGPESAFGSYGDSQFMRPPGSPAASADEEPLRLRDALRRRGGSAPLPPDAAGPGFRLPLIGHLPPARQLSYLVTTLAVSLALSAAFVALNVHYSATGALSTQMAGDALMHSQRIGKAAPNAVQGNAEAFRQLDESRRELAGDLALMAGGGEYQGRRLPGAGGELRAAVERVRKQWAATDKAAETILRQRGALAGVDKTLQQMNAASPQLLAQTEAIAAYKLQRGASAREMAALGRLTMLTQRMSRGASEFLTDGGISSETAFQLGRDVTVFRTTVDGFLNGSAALGVAAARDPELRERLEALRAQFEPYQAQAGAILARLDKFAAAKNAERLIFTQNESLRQSLAGLQDAYRRRQESLNWTFWLMVAGGMTTLLTGAAIGRVLLQDSYNRTRGAERRRQEAEELRQLAQRQEEEAKATNAQNQAAILRLMNELQEVADGDLTVQATVSEDITGAIADSVNYTVEELRGLVGRVTVTAEHVTNASTHAQGISSALLEASQAQAREIRDASATVVRMAEEITQVSRSAGESADVARQSVAAARQGATAVQNAIKGMHEIREQIQETSKRIKRLGESSQEIGEITELISDITEQTNVLALNAAIQAASAGEAGRGFSVVAEEVQRLAERSAEAAKQIGALVRAIQADTHDAVAAMEKSTQGVVEGARLSDAAGAALTDISQVSHRLAELIEGIAQATGMQATSATGVAGNIGHILQVTEQTKEGTQQTAQSVHKLSVLAQELKNSVSRFRIAPESSN is encoded by the coding sequence ATGGCTTTCAGGATTTTTTCCCGGTCCGCCCGACAGCAGGAGCAGGCGGCGCAGGGACCGGAATCGGCATTCGGCAGCTACGGCGACTCGCAGTTCATGCGTCCGCCCGGCAGCCCGGCGGCGAGCGCCGACGAGGAACCGCTGCGCCTGCGCGACGCCTTGCGCCGGCGTGGTGGCAGCGCGCCATTGCCGCCGGACGCCGCCGGCCCGGGCTTCCGGCTGCCGCTGATCGGCCACCTGCCGCCGGCGCGCCAGCTCAGCTACCTGGTCACCACGCTGGCCGTCAGCCTGGCGCTGTCGGCTGCCTTTGTCGCGTTGAACGTGCATTACAGCGCCACCGGCGCGCTCAGCACGCAGATGGCGGGCGATGCGCTGATGCACTCGCAGCGCATCGGCAAGGCGGCGCCCAACGCGGTGCAGGGCAATGCCGAGGCCTTCCGCCAGCTGGACGAAAGCCGGCGCGAACTGGCGGGCGACCTGGCGCTGATGGCCGGCGGCGGCGAATACCAGGGCCGGCGCCTGCCGGGAGCGGGCGGCGAGCTGCGCGCGGCGGTGGAGCGGGTGCGCAAGCAGTGGGCCGCCACCGACAAGGCCGCCGAGACTATCCTGCGCCAGCGCGGCGCGCTGGCCGGCGTGGACAAGACGCTGCAGCAGATGAACGCGGCCTCGCCGCAACTACTGGCGCAGACCGAGGCGATCGCCGCCTACAAGCTGCAGCGCGGCGCCAGCGCGCGCGAGATGGCGGCGTTGGGCCGGCTGACGATGCTGACCCAGCGCATGAGCCGCGGCGCCAGCGAATTCCTGACGGACGGCGGCATCAGTTCGGAAACGGCGTTCCAGCTGGGCCGTGACGTGACCGTATTCCGCACCACCGTGGATGGCTTCCTGAACGGCAGCGCGGCGCTGGGCGTCGCCGCCGCGCGCGACCCGGAACTGCGCGAGCGCCTGGAGGCGCTGCGCGCCCAGTTCGAGCCGTACCAGGCGCAGGCCGGCGCCATTCTCGCCCGGCTGGACAAGTTCGCGGCGGCGAAGAACGCCGAGCGCCTGATCTTCACGCAGAACGAAAGCCTGCGCCAGAGCCTGGCGGGGCTGCAGGACGCCTACCGGCGCCGGCAGGAATCGCTGAACTGGACGTTCTGGCTGATGGTGGCCGGCGGCATGACCACGCTGCTGACGGGGGCCGCGATCGGCCGGGTGCTGCTGCAGGATTCGTACAACCGCACCCGCGGCGCCGAGCGGCGGCGCCAGGAAGCGGAAGAGCTGCGCCAGCTGGCCCAGCGCCAGGAGGAGGAGGCCAAGGCCACCAACGCGCAGAACCAGGCCGCCATCCTGCGCCTGATGAACGAGCTGCAGGAAGTGGCGGACGGCGACCTGACGGTGCAGGCGACTGTGTCGGAAGATATCACGGGCGCCATCGCCGACTCGGTCAACTATACGGTCGAGGAGTTGCGCGGCCTGGTGGGGCGGGTGACGGTAACGGCCGAACACGTGACGAACGCGTCGACCCATGCCCAGGGCATTTCCAGCGCACTGCTGGAAGCCTCGCAGGCGCAGGCGCGCGAGATCCGCGACGCCAGCGCCACCGTGGTGCGCATGGCGGAGGAGATCACCCAGGTGTCGCGCTCGGCGGGTGAATCGGCCGACGTGGCGCGCCAGTCCGTGGCCGCCGCGCGCCAGGGCGCGACCGCCGTGCAGAACGCCATCAAGGGCATGCACGAGATCCGCGAGCAGATCCAGGAAACCTCCAAGCGCATCAAGCGGCTGGGCGAATCGTCGCAGGAAATCGGCGAGATCACGGAATTGATCTCCGACATCACGGAACAGACCAACGTGCTGGCGCTGAACGCGGCGATCCAGGCCGCGTCCGCCGGCGAGGCCGGGCGCGGCTTCTCCGTCGTGGCCGAGGAAGTGCAGCGGCTGGCCGAGCGGTCGGCCGAGGCGGCCAAGCAGATCGGCGCGCTGGTGCGCGCGATCCAGGCCGACACGCACGACGCGGTGGCGGCGATGGAAAAGTCGACCCAGGGCGTGGTCGAGGGCGCGCGCCTGTCCGACGCGGCCGGCGCGGCGCTGACGGACATCTCGCAGGTGTCGCACCGGCTGGCCGAGCTGATCGAAGGCATCGCCCAGGCCACCGGCATGCAGGCCACCTCCGCCACGGGCGTGGCCGGCAATATCGGCCATATCCTGCAGGTGACGGAGCAGACCAAGGAGGGCACGCAGCAGACGGCGCAATCGGTGCACAAGCTGTCGGTGCTGGCGCAGGAGCTGAAGAATTCCGTGTCGCGCTTCCGCATCGCCCCGGAATCGAGTAACTGA